A genomic window from Gossypium hirsutum isolate 1008001.06 chromosome D10, Gossypium_hirsutum_v2.1, whole genome shotgun sequence includes:
- the LOC107916218 gene encoding F-box protein At5g49610: MGIFPDEVILQILARLPVKPLFKTKTVCKLWYRLVSDKYFIKLYNEVSAKNPMVLIETSGSPESRSSLVCVDNLRGVSEVSLDFLKDRVKVRASCNGLLCCSSIPDKGVYYVCNPMTRDFKLLPRCRERPVTRFYPDGEATLVGLACDVSKNKFNVVLAGYHRTFGHRPDGTFICLIFDSDSNKWKKFVSHRDDHFTHMNKNQVVFVNGALHWLTGSCSYILALDLDYDVWRKISLPDEVSYGTGNRVYLLDSDGCLSLIQISDAWMNIWVMKDYEKEVWYMVDRVSLRCIRGLVPGIFPIAQTGECIFLATHKQVLVYHQKSRVWKEMYSVKNSASLPLWFSAYAFRSTIFPSD; the protein is encoded by the coding sequence ATGGGTATTTTTCCTGATGAAGTTATCCTTCAAATCCTTGCGAGATTGCCTGTAAAGCCCCTTTTCAAAACCAAAACTGTTTGCAAACTTTGGTATAGATTAGTCTCTGACAAGTATTTCATAAAACTCTATAATGAGGTGTCTGCTAAGAACCCAATGGTCTTGATTGAGACTTCGGGTTCACCAGAATCCAGATCAAGCTTGGTCTGTGTTGATAATTTGAGGGGTGTCTCTGAAGTCTCGTTGGATTTCTTGAAAGATAGAGTCAAGGTCAGAGCTTCATGTAATGGCTTGCTGTGTTGCTCTAGCATTCCCGATAAGGGTGTTTACTACGTTTGTAACCCTATGACTAGAGACTTTAAGTTGCTTCCTAGGTGTAGGGAGAGGCCTGTTACTCGGTTTTATCCCGATGGCGAAGCCACGCTTGTTGGTTTAGCATGTGATGTATCAAAGAACAAGTTTAATGTTGTGTTAGCAGGGTATCATCGTACGTTTGGTCATAGACCTGATGGGACTTTCatatgtttgatatttgattCGGATTCAAATAAGTGGAAGAAGTTTGTTTCACATCGAGACGATCATTTCACTCATATGAACAAGAACCAAGTTGTATTTGTTAACGGCGCCCTTCATTGGTTGACCGGTAGTTGTTCCTATATACTTGCACTTGATCTTGATTATGATGTTTGGAGGAAGATTTCTTTGCCTGATGAAGTGAGTTATGGGACTGGAAATCGAGTTTATTTGTTGGATTCCGATGGATGCTTATCTTTGATTCAGATTTCGGACGCATGGATGAATATTTGGGTAATGAAAGACTACGAAAAAGAAGTGTGGTATATGGTGGATAGAGTGAGCCTTAGATGCATTAGGGGACTAGTGCCTGGCATATTCCCCATTGCACAAACTGGTGAATGTATATTCTTGGCAACTCACAAGCAGGTCTTAGTATACCATCAGAAGAGTCGAGTGTGGAAAGAAATGTACTCTGTGAAGAACAGTGCTAGCCTCCCATTGTGGTTCTCAGCATATGCATTTCGGAGCACAATCTTCCCTTCAGATTAA
- the LOC107915947 gene encoding UDP-glycosyltransferase 73C6, producing the protein MALNSFSQPHFVLIPFMCQGHLIPMVDIARLLAERGVIVTVITTPKNAARFSSSINGAIKSGLAIRVEQLGFPAAEVGLPEGCETIDNLPSMELMSRFFAALSLLQQPVERMLEELKPRPSCIIYDRNFTWIVTLASKYQIPKFWFDGKNCFSLLCYHNIITSRVHECVSQGETFPVPGLPDRIELTPAQVPGFLPTMKEHAEKAMEAEGGADGVIINSFQELETEYCESLGKVKKQNVWCIGPVSLSNKNDFDKARRGNEASITDEDRCLKWLDSWPPSSVIYVCFGSLNRLIPTQLIELGLSLEASRRPFIWVIRGGYKKEEMEKWLKEDGFEDRIKGRGLLIRGWAPQVLILSHPSIGGFLTHCGWNSTLEGICAGVPMITWPLFSEQFMNQKLLIQILKVGVSIGVEVAVQMGEEEKFGAMVKKGDIMKAMESLMDGGDEGEDRRKRAKKLAKMARVAVEAGGSSYLNITLLIEYIMQQATSQN; encoded by the coding sequence ATGGCCTTAAACTCATTTTCTCAACCTCATTTTGTGTTGATACCATTTATGTGCCAGGGACACCTTATTCCCATGGTAGATATAGCCAGGTTATTGGCAGAGCGTGGTGTGATCGTTACCGTAATCACCACACCTAAGAACGCTGCCCGCTTCAGCAGTTCAATCAATGGCGCCATCAAGTCTGGTCTAGCTATTCGTGTCGAACAGCTCGGGTTTCCTGCTGCAGAGGTTGGTTTACCGGAGGGGTGCGAAACAATAGATAATCTTCCGTCGATGGAGCTTATGAGCCGCTTCTTCGCCGCATTGAGCTTGCTGCAACAACCCGTGGAGAGGATGTTGGAGGAGCTAAAACCCCGGCCAAGCTGCATCATATATGACAGGAATTTCACATGGATAGTTACATTGGCTTCCAAGTATCAGATTCCCAAGTTCTGGTTTGATGGAAAGAATTGCTTCTCTCTTTTGTGTTACCATAATATAATCACATCTAGGGTCCATGAATGTGTCTCCCAAGGGGAGACCTTTCCGGTGCCTGGACTGCCTGATAGAATCGAACTCACACCAGCACAGGTACCTGGATTTCTACCTACCATGAAAGAACATGCTGAAAAGGCAATGGAGGCCGAAGGGGGAGCAGATGGGGTGATTATAAACAGTTTTCAAGAGTTGGAAACTGAATATTGTGAATCACTTGGAAAGGTTAAGAAACAAAACGTGTGGTGCATTGGTCCCGTGTCACTAAGCAACAAAAACGATTTTGACAAAGCTCGAAGAGGAAACGAGGCTTCAATAACCGATGAAGACCGATGcttgaaatggcttgattcaTGGCCACCAAGCTCTGTAATCTATGTTTGTTTCGGGAGCCTCAATCGACTAATACCAACACAGTTGATTGAACTCGGTTTATCCTTGGAAGCATCAAGAAGGCCATTCATTTGGGTTATTAGAGGAGGGTATAAGAAGGAAGAAATGGAGAAATGGCTAAAAGAAGATGGATTCGAGGATCGAATCAAAGGACGAGGACTCTTGATACGGGGCTGGGCGCcacaagttttgatcttatccCACCCATCGATCGGAGGATTCTTGACACACTGTGGGTGGAACTCGACACTCGAAGGGATCTGCGCCGGCGTGCCAATGATAACCTGGCCTTTATTCTCCGAACAATTCATGAACCAGAAGCTACTTATACAAATACTGAAAGTTGGCGTAAGTATAGGGGTTGAAGTTGCAGTGCAAATGGGAGAGGAAGAAAAATTTGGGGCAATGGTGAAGAAGGGAGATATTATGAAAGCAATGGAGAGTTTAATGGATGGAGGAGATGAAGGAGAAGATAGAAGGAAAAGGGCAAAAAAGCTTGCGAAAATGGCGAGGGTAGCAGTTGAAGCAGGAGGGTCATCTTATCTTAACATTACGCTACTAATTGAATATATCATGCAACAAGCCACCAGTCAGAATTAA
- the LOC107915629 gene encoding stemmadenine O-acetyltransferase, which yields MQLDVQVISEEIVKPSSPTDDRLRRYQLSFLDQQTPLLYNAMVYFYQKICNTEANKITIFDRLKHSISNALTCFYPLAGRIMEDQLFVDCNDEGIPFLEARVKCQLLDVLNNPTPKELNKLLPFEFHVSGTDAEHVLLGIQFNVFDCGGIGIGVCISHKIGDALSFFSFVNIWASIARGETNLIVPEFRSASLFPPRAIPEAPQLKKEQIVTKRFVFGATKVEEIRRNYGENTSQKRPSRVEALSAFIWDRFVTAFGLRSRPDTLCTIIHAVNLRARIDPPLPGSSFGNLYSLAVTIPSMDNNIVTQIRDSFKALNSEYVKKLQDGNDHLKYFRERTNYAKGEILTFGFTSLCRLPMYEADFGWGKPIWASSVDRQIKNVTTFMDTINGDGIEAWIALNEEEMAKFDCDEELLAYVNNPKSLQR from the coding sequence ATGCAGCTTGACGTCCAAGTGATTTCCGAAGAGATTGTGAAGCCATCATCTCCGACCGATGACCGACTTCGTCGATACCAACTGTCATTCTTGGATCAACAAACTCCCTTACTCTATAATGCTATGGTCTATTTCTACCAGAAAATATGCAATACCGAAGCAAACAAAATCACCATTTTCGATCGATTGAAGCACTCCATTTCCAATGCCCTCACCTGTTTTTATCCACTGGCTGGTCGGATAATGGAGGACCAGCTGTTTGTTGATTGCAATGATGAGGGGATACCCTTTTTGGAAGCTCGAGTGAAGTGCCAACTTTTGGATGTTTTAAACAATCCAACTCCGAAAGAACTCAACAAGTTGCTTCCTTTTGAATTCCATGTTAGTGGTACTGATGCCGAACATGTTCTTCTTGGAATCCAATTCAATGTTTTCGATTGTGGGGGGATAGGGATTGGTGTTTGTATTTCCCACAAAATCGGAGATGCCCTTTCGTTTTTCTCGTTTGTGAATATATGGGCATCCATTGCTCGTGGAGAGACGAACTTGATTGTTCCTGAATTCAGATCAGCCTCACTTTTCCCACCACGGGCCATACCAGAAGCTCCTCaattaaaaaaagaacaaattgtAACGAAGAGATTCGTGTTTGGTGCCACCAAAGTGGAGGAAATCAGAAGAAACTACGGTGAGAATACTAGCCAAAAACGCCCAAGTCGAGTTGAGGCCTTATCAGCTTTCATATGGGACCGTTTTGTTACTGCCTTTGGTCTTAGATCAAGACCCGATACGCTTTGCACAATTATTCACGCAGTAAATTTACGTGCAAGAATTGATCCCCCATTGCCGGGATCTTCATTTGGAAACCTTTATAGCCTAGCAGTGACTATCCCGTCCATGGACAATAACATCGTTACCCAAATAAGAGACTCTTTTAAAGCACTAAACAGCGAGTACGTGAAGAAACTCCAAGATGGAAATGATCACCTGAAATATTTTAGAGAGAGAACAAATTATGCCAAAGGCGAGATACTTACCTTTGGTTTCACAAGTTTATGCAGGCTTCCTATGTACGAAGCTGATTTTGGTTGGGGGAAACCCATATGGGCTAGCTCAGTAGATCGACAAATCAAGAACGTAACTACTTTCATGGACACCATAAATGGTGATGGCATAGAGGCTTGGATTGCCCTAAATGAAGAAGAAATGGCGAAATTTGATTGTGATGAGGAATTACTTGCATATGTTAATAACCCAAAAAGCTTGCAACGATGA